One Rosa chinensis cultivar Old Blush chromosome 5, RchiOBHm-V2, whole genome shotgun sequence genomic region harbors:
- the LOC112165965 gene encoding uncharacterized protein LOC112165965, giving the protein MGNCIRHDKSSSVNWGGEEWGSLANDDRDHKHMRKMKKIEEEEEGEEGLLGGEDGKFGSYDSAETKVPPPAGATEVKIKMTKKQLEELMGTVELKQMTVQQVLAQLIMSVSSNDSDPYETDHQRPWRPVLQSIPEVN; this is encoded by the coding sequence ATGGGGAATTGTATAAGGCACGATAAATCGTCGTCGGTGAATTGGGGAGGTGAGGAGTGGGGGTCTCTGGCAAATGATGATCGAGATCACAAGCATATgcggaagatgaagaagatagaagaagaagaagaaggagaagaggggCTTCTTGGAGGTGAAGATGGTAAATTTGGTTCTTACGATTCTGCGGAGACGAAAGTTCCACCACCAGCAGGAGCTACAGAAGTGAAGATAAAGATGACTAAGAAGCAGCTGGAGGAGTTGATGGGTACGGTGGAGCTGAAGCAAATGACTGTGCAGCAGGTTTTGGCACAGTTGATCATGAGCGTCAGTAGTAATGATAGTGATCCATACGAGACTGATCATCAACGGCCGTGGAGGCCTGTCCTTCAGAGCATTCCCGAGGTCAATTGA